The following coding sequences lie in one Salvelinus fontinalis isolate EN_2023a chromosome 21, ASM2944872v1, whole genome shotgun sequence genomic window:
- the LOC129818682 gene encoding protein phosphatase 1 regulatory subunit 3B-like isoform X1: MFQTNCTSLFSLFPHKSTMPIELAMPLYLSNDDFCYTRSPKSLQPLRPCLKPCLRFKSSAPPMQTEPDLLHEKNGKPKRRVSFADHKGLALTKVKFFSHFDTIDIPLNITELFSSSLKLPYEEDRLVMGFTQPSSDYLLFRQRLETELVCLEHCMLKEKALSGTVKVKNLSFEKSVKVRVTFDTWKSYMDLECQYLKDNYTGSNYDTFAFEVSLPAELRPHNHIEFAICYEVNGQTYWDGNQGRNYRIIWSALKMDGQGSFSSNQQRYSFDLGIQFDFYGSPRCSHGMFPEWPSYAGYEDIRPYY; the protein is encoded by the coding sequence tcTATTCAGCCTCTTTCCTCACAAATCCACCATGCCGATTGAATTGGCCATGCCGCTCTACCTGTCAAACGACGACTTCTGCTACACGAGGTCCCCGAAATCACTACAACCACTACGACCCTGTCTGAAGCCCTGCCTGCGGTTCAAATCCTCTGCCCCTCCtatgcagactgaaccagatttgctTCATGAGAAGAATGGGAAACCTAAAAGGCGAGTGTCCTTCGCAGACCACAAGGGCCTGGCCCTCACCAAGGTGAAGttcttttctcattttgacaCTATTGACATCCCGCTCAACATCACAGAGCTGTTCAGCTCTTCGCTCAAGTTACCATATGAGGAGGACAGACTGGTAATGGGCTTCACCCAGCCCTCCTCTGATTATCTGCTGTTCCGTCAGCGTCTGGAGACTGAGCTTGTCTGCCTAGAGCACTGCATGCTGAAAGAGAAGGCACTGTCTGGAACCGTGAAGGTCAAAAACCTGTCCTTTGAGAAGTCTGTCAAGGTGCGTGTAACCTTTGACACTTGGAAAAGCTACATGGACTTGGAGTGCCAGTACTTGAAGGACAACTACACAGGCTCGAACTATGACACCTTCGCCTTCGAGGTTTCCCTTCCAGCTGAGCTGAGGCCGCACAATCACATAGAGTTTGCCATCTGCTATGAAGTCAATGGCCAGACATACTGGGATGGTAACCAGGGCCGAAACTACAGGATCATCTGGTCTGCTTTGAAGATGGACGGCCAGGGCAGCTTCAGCAGTAACCAGCAGAGATACTCGTTTGATCTTGGAATTCAATTCGACTTCTATGGAAGTCCCAGATGCTCCCATGGGATGTTCCCAGAGTGGCCAAGTTATGCAGGATATGAGGATATTAGACCTTACTACTGA
- the LOC129818682 gene encoding protein phosphatase 1 regulatory subunit 3B-like isoform X2, producing the protein MPIELAMPLYLSNDDFCYTRSPKSLQPLRPCLKPCLRFKSSAPPMQTEPDLLHEKNGKPKRRVSFADHKGLALTKVKFFSHFDTIDIPLNITELFSSSLKLPYEEDRLVMGFTQPSSDYLLFRQRLETELVCLEHCMLKEKALSGTVKVKNLSFEKSVKVRVTFDTWKSYMDLECQYLKDNYTGSNYDTFAFEVSLPAELRPHNHIEFAICYEVNGQTYWDGNQGRNYRIIWSALKMDGQGSFSSNQQRYSFDLGIQFDFYGSPRCSHGMFPEWPSYAGYEDIRPYY; encoded by the coding sequence ATGCCGATTGAATTGGCCATGCCGCTCTACCTGTCAAACGACGACTTCTGCTACACGAGGTCCCCGAAATCACTACAACCACTACGACCCTGTCTGAAGCCCTGCCTGCGGTTCAAATCCTCTGCCCCTCCtatgcagactgaaccagatttgctTCATGAGAAGAATGGGAAACCTAAAAGGCGAGTGTCCTTCGCAGACCACAAGGGCCTGGCCCTCACCAAGGTGAAGttcttttctcattttgacaCTATTGACATCCCGCTCAACATCACAGAGCTGTTCAGCTCTTCGCTCAAGTTACCATATGAGGAGGACAGACTGGTAATGGGCTTCACCCAGCCCTCCTCTGATTATCTGCTGTTCCGTCAGCGTCTGGAGACTGAGCTTGTCTGCCTAGAGCACTGCATGCTGAAAGAGAAGGCACTGTCTGGAACCGTGAAGGTCAAAAACCTGTCCTTTGAGAAGTCTGTCAAGGTGCGTGTAACCTTTGACACTTGGAAAAGCTACATGGACTTGGAGTGCCAGTACTTGAAGGACAACTACACAGGCTCGAACTATGACACCTTCGCCTTCGAGGTTTCCCTTCCAGCTGAGCTGAGGCCGCACAATCACATAGAGTTTGCCATCTGCTATGAAGTCAATGGCCAGACATACTGGGATGGTAACCAGGGCCGAAACTACAGGATCATCTGGTCTGCTTTGAAGATGGACGGCCAGGGCAGCTTCAGCAGTAACCAGCAGAGATACTCGTTTGATCTTGGAATTCAATTCGACTTCTATGGAAGTCCCAGATGCTCCCATGGGATGTTCCCAGAGTGGCCAAGTTATGCAGGATATGAGGATATTAGACCTTACTACTGA